In Leguminivora glycinivorella isolate SPB_JAAS2020 chromosome 11, LegGlyc_1.1, whole genome shotgun sequence, a single window of DNA contains:
- the LOC125231314 gene encoding short chain dehydrogenase/reductase dpmpG-like, with protein sequence MAGLAEITGKTCLITGGASGLGALYAEAFLREGAKHVAILDIAEDKGKETAAQLNKTYPGKVVFVKCDVSDEDSISKSFNQVVDTVKQLDVVINNAGILNDSHALWRKSCDVNWQGLVSFSMKAVKHMRKDEGGASGTIVNIASVAALIPVGSTPIYNGSKAAVLHFSKSLSQPPFQETTGIRVLTICFGPTDTALMTELNGRVYDQKVGEGFSTVIQEIITMGAESAVAAFMAMFKNGPNGSVWLSEKNLPVQDITPKLEAYYKSFTG encoded by the exons ATGGCAGGACTAGCGGAAATTACCGGAAAGACTTGCCTGATCACAGGAGGTGCTTCTGGTTTAGGTGCGTTATACGCTGAAGCTTTCCTGCGTGAAGGAGCTAAG CATGTAGCTATACTGGATATAGCAGAGGATAAAGGGAAAGAAACAGCTGCGCAATTGAATAAAACATATCCCGGAAAAGTGGTATTTGTTAAGTGCGACGTCAGCGATGAAGACAGCATTTCAAAAAGTTTCAACCAAGTTGTGGACACAGTCAAACAGTTGGATGTGGTGATCAACAACGCCGGGATTTTAAACGACTCGCATGCTCTTTGGAGAAAATCCTGTGATGTTAACTGG CAAGGTTTGGTGTCCTTTTCAATGAAAGCCGTCAAGCACATGCGAAAAGATGAAGGTGGGGCAAGCGGGACCATTGTTAACATTGCTTCCGTGGCAGCTCTAATCCCAGTGGGGTCTACCCCCATCTACAATGGGTCCAAAGCTGCAGTGCTACACTTTAGTAAAAGTCTTTCG CAACCTCCCTTTCAAGAAACAACTGGAATAAGAGTATTAACCATATGTTTCGGACCAACAGACACGGCTCTCATGACTGAGCTGAATGGAAGAGTATATGATCAAAAAGTTGGTGAAGGTTTTTCGACCGTCATACAAGAGATTATtaccatggg AGCTGAATCAGCCGTAGCAGCCTTCATGGCAATGTTCAAGAACGGTCCTAACGGCTCCGTGTGGCTGTCAGAGAAGAATCTACCCGTCCAAGACATCACGCCCAAGCTGGAAGCCTATTACAAGTCATTTACTGGTTAA